The Anastrepha ludens isolate Willacy chromosome 2, idAnaLude1.1, whole genome shotgun sequence DNA window ATTATAAATACGAGATGTGGCAATTAAGTGGCGGAAATTTAGTTATAATTCGGGAACTGGCAACACTGCTTTAGTAAACATATATCTGGAAATAGGATATCTTCCTTTACTTCTAGCCTTAGTGCGTCCTCAAAATGCGCGCATAAACACATCCAAAACTTGATTTGCTAGGATTTGTTCATACAGATGCAGATGATCGTGCGAAATACGTACAGAAACGGCTCGCCATTGTCCGAAAATTTATTGAGGTAGTTGGGCACAGAGAAATACTGAAGCCATGAGTGGGgcacaatagatctttcaggTATAGTGAAAATAAGAATTCAAAAGCGCTTTTTTAACCACGTTTTTAAACGCTGggattaataatacaaaaaaaaaatgttttgtgaaaagtgaaatgaaatgaaaagaattcacgttcgtaaataaaataatttaatgtgcATTAGAAATATcgcaacaagtttttttttctccagTTATGTTGGAGGTATCACTGGCTGATTACCAGCTACATTTCGATTTTTAATTCAACGCTCAGAAAATGCAATCATATAacaactttaattaatttttttgatcaaGATTAAATTAAGTTTGGAAGCCGCCTCGCATATAGAGACAACGATACcacatacagggtgaacgatatgaagtgttaccaacttcacactgcttgtatctgtaaaatagctcatgacatcaacgtcaaatttgttctaatgacagttcaatataggtccctattatgagttagattcgatcttcgatattcgttggttatcgaagatcgaaaatcgaatgtcaatttggtattatgagcggtgcaatgctgtcgaaattttcgttgtataccgaatttagagtcgaatgcaattttgctttcgattgtgtagcgtattgtaggaaaacttgttaaaatgtaagttgtttgcgattatttatggttttagagtaaccaaataataaatatatactaatgttGTTAATTGTATGCAGGTCGAAAATCGTGAGTACCAAACcgcaattagaaaggctagttgcattaatgaaagagaatccacaattcgcaaaagggatgtgcaccaaagttcaagcagcaaaaaaatggaaggaatttacaacggagctgaattgcttgggaccaccagttagaagggcagcaaaatggattaaggttaataatggtttttttttgtgatggttatagaaatacatttttattttcccttggcaggcatgggctgaaatacgtataggaactgaaatacattttttttcgaatgacgaataattgaataaagaaaatgtgtaacaaaaataaaacagaaactgtggcgtaaaggtttctatttaatactttataatatagatttttctataatattctaagaaattcatttcttatgttttctgcttctccgttatttgactccccttcaatatcttcagcatcatcgtacacagtgggttgagcaaatcctagcataccttcattaccaatactaaattggtacgatccctgagcacaaaatcacagaactgtggctagctttaaaatatttggaatggatttggctcgggtgcactgctgcaactggttttctgtactggacagtaggttcataaacgcctctttacataatataaagttctttaaaaatctgtaaggaaatttctgtaatattaagtacgtcaacacattttgaaaattctaatcttactcagtggaagccatttctagggggttggatgcgcccctcaactgttttctacttctagctagttccactaatctttcatcgtccgatgaatcgtagAACCACAAccccgttgtactcattttcacaaaaaatactttttaaacttttaaaaatgttgttagcaaagaatttcaacacaatcggttgtccttttattttgatttgctgtatcagctgagaaaaaattatctattgtaaatgcgtcgagcgatcgaaattcacaatagtcctattcttcaacgaatgagcaccataataccaaatgaaaattcgttcgatcagcactttcgactacagtcgaagatcgaatgttgctcataataagggccatattgtttataagccagcAAAACCATTttcgtctcagttttgttgaattttttttttctgtgatggaattcaaacgcaatagtgtgattgcgttatatttggctggaaaattacaaccagccattgttcgtgagcccAGTCacttcaaagtgaataaaatgtttgtgcatcgcactataaaacgtcaACAATGACACTGGTAGCATTGCCAGGCACAATGGAGGTGAACCAAAAAagaccgcaacaacgccagaaatggttcggaaagtgaaggctcgtcttgaacgaaatccacgtcgaagtggaagaaaaatggacaaagaactaaaaatatcgcaagacagcattcgacgcatattgaaaaatgaccTCTAGGTCAAggtttacaagttccaaaaggcACATGATCTTTCACCCcaacaaaaaaagttcggtgcgaaagagcaaaggagttgttgcacttgcacgaacgtggcgaatttcctaacattgtgttttctgatgaaaaaaatgtcccaattgagcagttcataaacactcaaaacgatcgtgtttacttgaccgaacgctcatgcgagaatttgagcctacttatggccactcgaagcatttgtttttgaaatcaataaaaactaatttcacacaaaaaagttatggtgttttgttCACCCGGTAGATCAccaaatgggtccgttgtgaggcGAAgaggctgggctacatttccctttccatattgaaccatcctgagcttttgacaaagcgtaaaaggttgttgttcgttaagaagtaggatcttaaatatcggttcctgcttctggctagagccgggcatgtacACGAaaagtgttgaattgtttctaaCTCCTTCTCGTTCCTGCAGctgcgacagaaatcatgcatgtaaacgcctaatctccttgcatgatttcctgtGAGACAATGTCTgggagggcccctactaagatcctaatttgaagtctgtTTTTTATCAagaataaaacttatttttatctaaatttcGACGATGATTATTTTGtgagttgtaatttttttgatcagaaattatgattattattttttttttaattcattacaaAACTCATTTCGTGAACGTTACTTTTTCTCTCAGATATGAAAATTAGTTCTtgggttttattttttcagtgttttgaaaaacttaaagcgTTACACCTCAGGTAAACTCATTTAAACTCACCTCATCTGAAGTCACCTCAACTCACCTTAACTCAGCGCAACAAAGCTCATCGCAAATCGAGGGTGAtagattaaggggttaggggtaatcagaattttcaaaaaattttattttttccgcattttcttaaagtataatgtgttaataaaatcttttcatCATATTCTCAAACCtctttatgcatacatacatatacacataaagTGCGTTTCATAACTATAGCGCAGGGGCTTATTGacgatttttgaacatttatatattcctcatatttttttaataatttttttatgaaagcatGATTCATTCTGTTACAAAATTCGTATAAGtagaagtttcaaactttgcgcaaatttgaaaacaaattcaacaaatttccattaaaatttcaaactttttaatcattgGTGATGCTTCATTGCTTAAGCatccaaaaaaacacaaaaaattaaaattaattttcaaaaaaaaagggacattattaaaatgaatttgcaaaaaaaattaaaactacaataatttgaaaaaaaaaatatttaatttaaattttaataatattaagaaaattaatttgcaaaaaaaccaaaaagaagtaatttggaaaacaattaaaataaataaaaaaaattaaaagtaatttgcaaaaaattttaatttgcaacacaaaaaaattattaaaaataatttgcaacacaaaaaaattattaaaaataatttgcaaaacaaaaaaaatattaaaattaattagcaaataataattaaaataaatttgaaaaaaaaattaaaactaatttgaacaaaaaaaaaattattaaaattaatttgcaaaataaaaagaatatttccattaatttgcgAATTTCCCAttccctcacatcaatctatcatttaaccgacattacccgactactgtagtgcaTTCCAAACGGAAGTATGCGCTTTCTGGTATGCTGCGAgaactctcttagaaaagagaatatcagtagaggatatccgctttttcactgacagtcaagcggccgttcgagcactcagctcctcttatacccactcagatgtggttcgatcctgtctttTATCTCTTAACGacataagtgttcagaattctgttcgaaggtaactgcaatgctgatgagctcgcaagagctggagctgcgcaatcaaatgttagtaacttacccacaatccacattccgctctcaacatgtaaaatgatcattgatcgagaatttcgcAGCATTGCTGAGCGGAGgaggcgagtggaaactacttgcgttacgaccagacaaatctggccatcctacaatttGAAAcggacaaaaacccttataagtctttcgaaacacgaactaaggcatataatatctcttatcaccggccactgccttttgggcactcatgcacgtcggctcggggttcctcaaaacgacctgtgcagatactgtgaggacgaagatgaggaagtatcgagcaggcatttgctgtgcagttgtcccggcctagccagaagtcgactcgctcttctaggctctccaacaattgacaatctttcagtactctcgggcctgaaaatcgaatctctcattaaattctcgaaacgaattaatatctttgaccaaaatctacaataaaaatttcggttaggtggggaaatcatataatataatgagctcaaggccaacacaacggacccaacttgcggtctacatatgtggcactccgatgcggggtcacccttaaaccaaccaaccaaccaaaattaatttgcaaaaacaaagaatattaaaaataatttgcaaaacaaaaaaattattaaaattaatttgcaaaatgaaaaagtaatttctattaatttgcaaaaaaagtataagtaaaaaaataaatttgaaaaacaaaaattaaaattaattagcaaaaaaaaacattatttaaaattaatttgcaaaaacgaaaaaaattattaaaatttatttgcaaaaaaagaaaaaaaaatgtaaaattaatttgcaaaaatatatatgtatattcaaaacttatcaataggAGTCCATTTTATTATGCCCCTCACTTTATATAGCGATCAGTTTTCCCTTCCATGTGTATcatgtttttaatgatattatttttacacatgGAAGgacgtaaaaatataaaataatattcatatttgtttaaaataattaatgtatataaattaaaaaataaatgtatatgtatatgtatatgtgtacgagATTGATCGTTGAATTGCAAGCGCAACTGTTCCTGAAATTTATCATGACTTGAACTAACTTCCTTTGTAagtattatttagtattttagATAAGCCAAAAGTTTGCACGGATTTGAGAGACTTTCAACGCCTATAAATTCCACTGATTTTGTTAGCTAGAAATgcaaatttcatagaaaaattttgtaaaggaTATGGGACATAGTCGTAGGTAATATGAATGAACTTCACACTTTCTTGGTGAGCATAACTCAGTTATGAAAGCGCACGTAGATTTGAGTTTATGCCGTTAAGAATAAGTAAAAAGGTAGGCTCTGGCCTCTTTGCCCATTGACTGCCGAAAGTAGTCATAAAGACGTTCGGCCCGTCCTCCCCGCTCCCCACCTCTTGCCACACACTTTAAGTGAAATGAAAACGCCCCCGAATTTTTAACCTAGACCTTTTATTGCATCGATCATTGTACTGTGTTTGATTGACACATAAacttattgcataattttcgtcacttatttagtaaattattaaaatgttgtCATTTTTTTAATGCGGGGTAATTGCGATTAAATGCGGTTAAATGCGATTAAAATATATGTTGTCAAAGTTTGAGTATTTTATGCGGTTATTTTAATCAGCATGCACGAAAACAATTGTAATTAACTCATATGTAGATTGTTCCATTAAATGcgattaaataattaaaaatgcgaTTAAAATGATGACGGAAGCCAGTAAGCATAACATTAGTTCAAGCCAAATTGTCAATTGTCGGGTGATTTCCTGCAGGCACTCTCGTTGCACGCGTCGGCGCTACAAGCGCATCTTCAACTCGTCCAGCATGCGGTAGACCTTGACGAATTTCTTCTCGACCACCTCCATGAAGGACTTGATGTCGTTGCGCACAATGGCCAACTCCAAGGCGGCCTCGGAGAGTCCATCGCCAGAGCACTTCTTCGTCGCCTTGTTGCTCTCATACCAACAGGCTATTCCATCTACATAATCGTCGACCAGTTCCGGTTCCGTTGCGTCCTCCATGAAGGAGATGTCGCGCTTCTTCACAAATGAATTCATCAGCAGCTGCAAGAAATCGCAGTTCCAATTATTTTGCTGGAAGTAGAAATACTGCAGCGATTTCAGGCTACTAAAGAGCgggaattttaaattataaagtgAATTCGACGAGATATCCAGCAGTTTGAGTTGCGTTTGCTTCTTGAATACGTCCTCATGCAACTCGTGCATGCCAGTTGCGCTCAAGTTGAGCCGCTGCAAACCGGTGAAGCGACGCAATGGATTGCCTTGCAATGTACCGAGCGGGTTGAGCGCCAGATCCAGACTGCTCACATTGGCTGCGTGCGGTATGTGCGGCAGCTCACGCAGTGAATTGTTACGCAACTCAAGTTCGTAGACATAGCCGTAAATGGTGAGCTTACGCATGTCGCAATTGTTCGCAAGCACGCTCTCCAGCACGGCAAAGTTGAGTGTTAGGTCCTGCAACTCGTTGCCGGAAAGATCCAGCTGTTTGATGCGTGGCTGCAGCTTAAACAGCTCCGACTCGAAAACCACGAAGCGATTGCGTGACAAATTTATGCGTGTCAAGTTGAAATTGCGATCAAATATGCCGCGCGGAAAGGCTGCTAGGCGATTGCCACCCAGATTGAGGTCGAGGAGTTTGCGTAGTGGCGCGAACACGCCAAGCGGCAGCTGCTCCAGCCGATTGTCGGCGAGTGACAGCTCGCGCAACTCTTTCAAGGCATGAAAGCTGGCATTGTGCAGGTTAAACAGTTGATTGTGGTTCAAGTGGAGCGTGTGCAGGTTGTCGGCACCGAGAAAGATGTTCTTCGGTATGTCGCGCAGTAGGTTGTGACCAAGAAAGAGACTCATCAGATTGCTGGCACCCTCGAATTGTGGTTTTTCAAAGGTTTCTACTGAACAGTTTTCCATGCGCAATACTTGTAGATCGGGAAAAGTGTCGAACATCAGATGCGGTATCTTGGCAATGCTAGAATTCAGGAAGGTAAGCAAAAGCTGTTTGGCGATGGGCATCTGCGACAGAATGACATAGTCATTGCGTCCGATTTCGATGCCAGTACAGATGCCTTGGTGGCAGTGATCCTGCATCCACACACGACGCAGTTGCGCAGCATGACCGTTATAGTGAGCGTGTAAAGCGGCGATTGCGCAGacgaacaaaaaaagaaatttcatcgTCAAtgagaaaagttttcaaataggTGTTTTCACTTCTATGAgttcaaaaatgttcacaagttcaaaaaattcagttttgtttttgtttttgccgccCCCGAGTAAGCGTGCAATCGCGCGACTCAAGGGGGCGTTTCACGCAAGTGTAGTGACCGCAACGATGTGTAGCTCGCGCGAGTTTTTCATCGaccgactttgaaaagaaaattcctttttatatatttttaaatattattgacaGTTTTTGTGCCTTATGCGAAACGTTATAAAAGCGATCTCGGACTACCAGCGACGTCAACGACGCACACGCGTCGATGTCCCTTATCGGACTGACACTCGATGGGTTATGACAGTACCAACATGCGCCGACCACCACAAGTTGTGCACTACTATGGAtggacaaaatatttttaacgccAAGTAGGCATTGTctatttttttaacgaattagaattttatttttttcatgtgcgGTTTTTGTTGCTTGCATATCCATTTTACtatcattattattgttatCTCTGTTTTGCCTGTATTTTCCAAAGTTCATCCATTTCAGCCCcgtatactcgtatttattattaaaatgtcTCACCAGGGGGCAACCAGCAAACTAAACACAACATTTGTCCTACATTACCGCATTTGTTGTTGTGGTGAATAACTAatctattatttgatttttgtttttattgccgcCGCTCGGTCATCTGATTTCAAACGCTGCGCCCATGCAAGCTGGTATGCGTGAGAGTGAGGGGTGTTGTGAGTGTCTGTATTTGACGGTTGCTTGGGTTCCGTTTTCAATTAAACATCCGCTGGggttttcatttaattcaattGCGGTTGAGCATTCAGACTAACACAGCGACGGCGACAGCCACAAAACCGCATTGGAGTGAAAGAGAGAAAAGCGAGATAAAATGGGAAAATGAAAGCAGAAATAAATATGCAAAGGCCTAATACGGATGGCATCTACTAATTATAATAACATAGCTGATCCGATTGATATGCAATACCAACGggatataaaaatgtaaacatatacaGCTACAGTCAGCTAATTAGGTACGCTGCGTAGCAGTAAAAAAAGAGGAGAAGTATGCGGTACAGGAACAAGAAAGAGCTGTAGAATATTGGGATGTTTTGGGAACAAGAAGTAGTCCGTAGGAGACAGGTCTGgactgtagggagggtggggaagcaccggaacgcccatcttggccaatgcagaggtacagaggaaggcggtgtgggccggcgcattgtcgtgatgacgGGTCCGAATTGTTGACGagcccgggcgacgcggtttttcagacgaaggagcacttctttgtaaaatgccgcatttacagtgcttgctggaggtacaaactgtttagctttatgcaaaatttgatcgagtaacgttgctccaactgtcgctgcattttcgccactgcaaaatcctaacacacttttaaaacaactttcacgcgcggagcgatgttgactgcactgcTGTTGCCatcgaactgggaccggtttctagtggaaggagaaggtccaacgatcattttccctcaccagccgattcggttgttcgcttggcagacgcttcgcgcgggaaggctcattactcttcaatcaaaccctgtaaacttaaatttaatggcgcatatttttgtgaaacattttatcttaatattttttaaacgtaTGGCTGATTTTGAACCACATTtctaaaaatctcaaaaatattaaaatggatgataatactttgtaatttttttttctgttttttttggcGAACCAGAATAACAAGTACAgccgttttaatttttttaaaatctacTCGTGGTGCCACGgaaccaaggtggtcgcttcttaacacaacagtgccaaagacctcattAATAAATAGCATAAATAAGAGTGGTCtcacgattattattattattcttaggCTACTGCGCACTGCGACTAAAAGAGGTACTTGGGTACTCTATAtttaaaggctttttaaaaattttagctgtTTCTGGAGTTTCTTGTTCTATACTTTATATGAATGTTCGCGAATACCCTCAACGTGGTGTTCAGAAAGAATGTGTTCTGAATTTTAGGTAGCCATTTCTCAGAATCAACAGatgacaaattttgttttttttccttgttcattcctctcaggagcatagggcctcgataaAACTCAggcttgcgttggtttcgttaatctatttgatttctgacagtgtaggtgattagcctgctgcTACCattcctaagtagtgggaatgcccacctgtcgttgcttagtaacaacgccttcttactgcttggagcgcgatccgtgtttcatatttttctggcTGAAGGATCACACAGACGGTTGAGGACTTAGCTAAATTTCAAGTGCCTGCGCCAACACCGCGGtggcccgcttcctcttgctggcgccactgatgcaatgtgtaactgtgtgtttatcttcaacctctgggatggtagGCTAGTGAACTTACGCTAGACTGCCGAGGCCGCCAAATTTGTTTTAGAGAGATATATTTTCTGTAAGTGATACCTCAGGTGTGCCTGCCTgacgttaaaaaaatatttcgcttgTCGCTGACCGCTAGAATTTCGTCAGTGTTCAACGAATTTCAGCTCCTACCACTTTCGGAGAAATTCGTTAATGTGCCATTGtgtaagtccacagaaaggctcagatAGTAATACTACGTTGAGGTTTCGTAATAAGTTAAGAAAGTTCAGGCAGTAATTTACCATTTTAAAAGCGCTTTCGAAGCGGCCTGACAATGTCTTATTTTTCTGCAGAGACATTCCCTCACATGCATCTCAATGGCCTGTATTTCTGCCTCCAAGATTGTTAGGTAGAGACCCATTGGaatcgatattttgaatttagggCCATTGATtcccgcgctgttagttctcccttctccaaactggatcaAGAGGCAAAGCGGATGGGTCTGAGCGGATGTCATcaagcaaacagtcggcgcactcgcgtatccgCACTCACGTCATTGCTGACAATTAtgatttcaaggttgtaaaagacttcgtttatttaggaaccagcattaacaccgataatcatgtcagccttgaaatccaacgtagaatctctcttaccaacaagtgctactttgaactaagtaggcaactgattagtaaagtcctctctcgacgaacaaaacttacactctacaaggctctcatcgtgctcgacctaacgtatggcgcagaagcgtggacgatgacaacatccgatgaaatgacgcttggagtgtttgagagaaagatttttggacctttgcacgtttgtCACAGcgagtatcgcagacgatggaacaatgagctgtatgagctttacgacgacatagacatagcgcagtgaataaagatccagcggctacgttggttgggtcatgtcgtttaaatggatacaaacgctccgctcTGAAAGTagtcgatgcggtaccagaggaagaggaagacctctcttgctttggaaaaatcaggtggagaaggacttgacttcacttagtgtgtccaactggcgccagttagcacgagaatgaaacgattggcgcgctttgttaactcGGCCAAAACCGTGTAAGGGGTtttcgcgtcaattaagaagaagaagaagatttcagCCACTTTTCTATCATCTTCTAATTTCGATACAATAGTGTACCATATCTGGAAGCCGGGTTTGAAGGTTATAGAGTTATTTTTCCAGGCCGTAAGTTCATTAGTGAGAACTCAATGTACTTCCTCCCGGAGCACTCGAGATCTCTCTGTCTGCacactggagtttgagggtcgtgccagcCCAATATTTCCAAGTAGACAAGCTTACAACAGGGAAAAAATTGTACCGATGCTGGTTTCTTTGTCTTCAACGACGCATCTAAGATCGAATCGGGAGTCGGTTCAGTCCAGTTATCTatttcctttaaactgccgaatactatTAGTGTTTTTCACGTAGAAATATTTGCATTGCAATAAATCAGGCATGCAAACTGTTTAGGGAAAGAGGAAAGGAGggagatattaatatttttttccgatattcaagctgcgatcaagaaTCTGATggcgccatggtgcagatcagaactggtcaactcctgtaagaagcAGCTCAAAACTCTTGGAAAGGCAGGTAACATTTCACTGGTCTGGTTTCCAAGAAATAGAAACATggagggaaataaaatttgtgctgaGCTGAGAAAGGagtcgactgaattggtctcagaaatCAGACATCGGAATCTCCTTGACTACTGTAAAAGAAGAATTGGACAACTtctttctcaggaaagcgcagaatagatagagctccatttcttcatttaaaattcaaatttctccATTacgtcaacagctctggctagcTGTAGATATCCACCCTTGGCAGGTCtcaaaatgatatcaaaacggcgctttagtgctgcttggggagtgccag harbors:
- the LOC128864682 gene encoding insulin-like growth factor-binding protein complex acid labile subunit; its protein translation is MKFLFLFVCAIAALHAHYNGHAAQLRRVWMQDHCHQGICTGIEIGRNDYVILSQMPIAKQLLLTFLNSSIAKIPHLMFDTFPDLQVLRMENCSVETFEKPQFEGASNLMSLFLGHNLLRDIPKNIFLGADNLHTLHLNHNQLFNLHNASFHALKELRELSLADNRLEQLPLGVFAPLRKLLDLNLGGNRLAAFPRGIFDRNFNLTRINLSRNRFVVFESELFKLQPRIKQLDLSGNELQDLTLNFAVLESVLANNCDMRKLTIYGYVYELELRNNSLRELPHIPHAANVSSLDLALNPLGTLQGNPLRRFTGLQRLNLSATGMHELHEDVFKKQTQLKLLDISSNSLYNLKFPLFSSLKSLQYFYFQQNNWNCDFLQLLMNSFVKKRDISFMEDATEPELVDDYVDGIACWYESNKATKKCSGDGLSEAALELAIVRNDIKSFMEVVEKKFVKVYRMLDELKMRL